In one window of Polaromonas naphthalenivorans CJ2 DNA:
- a CDS encoding porin, translated as MKKSFIALAVLAASGVASAQSSVTLYGLVDAYVGTSKVKVSVPGASSSLRQSVVDSGGINTSRFGFKGSEDLGGGLKANFVLEGGFKADTGATDPTGGYTNPYTGVVSSSTFSRNSWVGLSGGFGEVKLGKMWTPYDEVKGLGAAAFDANIFAPATNVWLSNNYQANPGNAIYYSTPSFSGFSAAGMYSFGENKAPGVDAGKIMSANVQYANGPIAVALAHQVEKASGAVGSTKFTQLNGSYDLGAAKLLAAVGHVKDGSDKSKEFQVGVDVPLGAVTVSGGVARAKLTGPGGELKSTGFGLAAKYDLSKRTFLYTGLQLSKNEVVGAGDIKTDTFAVGVQHKF; from the coding sequence ATGAAAAAGAGTTTTATCGCTTTGGCCGTACTCGCCGCTTCCGGCGTCGCATCAGCACAATCTTCCGTGACGCTGTACGGTCTGGTCGATGCGTACGTGGGCACCAGCAAGGTTAAAGTTTCAGTACCAGGCGCCTCTTCATCGTTGCGTCAGTCCGTGGTTGACAGCGGTGGTATCAACACCAGCCGTTTTGGCTTCAAAGGTTCCGAGGATCTGGGTGGCGGTCTGAAAGCCAATTTCGTGTTGGAAGGCGGCTTCAAGGCGGACACAGGTGCTACCGATCCAACTGGTGGCTACACGAACCCGTACACAGGTGTTGTGTCAAGTTCCACGTTCAGCCGCAATTCATGGGTCGGCTTGTCGGGTGGTTTTGGCGAGGTCAAGCTCGGCAAAATGTGGACGCCTTATGACGAAGTCAAAGGTTTGGGTGCAGCAGCGTTTGACGCCAATATCTTCGCGCCAGCAACCAACGTCTGGTTGAGCAACAACTATCAAGCTAATCCAGGCAACGCGATTTACTACTCGACGCCAAGTTTCAGCGGTTTCAGCGCTGCCGGCATGTACAGCTTCGGCGAAAACAAAGCTCCAGGCGTGGACGCTGGCAAGATCATGAGTGCGAATGTTCAATACGCGAACGGTCCAATCGCTGTAGCCCTTGCACACCAGGTTGAAAAAGCTAGTGGTGCTGTAGGTTCAACCAAGTTCACCCAGTTGAACGGCTCGTATGACTTGGGTGCCGCGAAACTGCTGGCTGCGGTTGGCCATGTAAAAGATGGCAGCGACAAGTCCAAGGAATTCCAGGTTGGCGTAGATGTGCCGTTGGGCGCAGTGACTGTGTCTGGCGGTGTGGCTCGCGCCAAACTGACCGGCCCCGGTGGTGAACTCAAGAGCACAGGTTTCGGTTTGGCTGCCAAGTATGACCTTTCCAAGCGCACCTTCTTGTACACGGGTCTGCAGTTGTCCAAAAACGAAGTGGTTGGCGCTGGCGACATCAAGACCGACACCTTCGCAGTGGGCGTTCAGCACAAGTTCTAA
- a CDS encoding porin, whose product MKKTLIAFAALSAIAGMAQAQSSVTLYGLVDAYVGQTSKEVTSTIPGVASAKLKQTAVNGSGQNNSRWGLKGTEDLGGGMKALFVLEGGFQPDTGANATISNQGGGLFGRQAWVGLSSGFGTVSLGRQYTAYDALRGATNMIYDSNFATTSTVWGTGIADYQNRASNSVAYTSPDFAGFSGSVVYGAGENKTATTDAESNTSLMIKYANGPLLVGFAHQREKQVASTVGNYFGSGATVGVAAGPVAFSSTRKYNLLGASYDFGVAKVTGQYNEAKGEIGLTTSAKDKEFDVGVSVPFGAAAVAAGYSRSKSDASNNTHNKGTGVSLLGTYALSKRTNLYTGFLVTKVQSSNAATETKASTFGLGVKHLF is encoded by the coding sequence ATGAAAAAAACCCTCATTGCTTTCGCAGCCCTCAGCGCAATCGCTGGCATGGCACAAGCCCAATCTTCCGTCACCTTGTACGGCCTCGTTGACGCCTATGTCGGTCAAACGTCGAAGGAAGTCACAAGCACGATTCCAGGCGTGGCATCAGCTAAATTGAAGCAAACCGCAGTCAATGGCAGCGGTCAGAACAACTCCCGTTGGGGCCTGAAAGGCACTGAAGACCTCGGTGGCGGCATGAAGGCTTTGTTCGTTCTTGAAGGCGGTTTCCAGCCTGACACGGGTGCGAATGCCACCATTTCCAACCAGGGCGGCGGCTTGTTCGGTCGTCAGGCATGGGTTGGCTTGTCAAGTGGTTTTGGTACCGTTAGCCTGGGTCGTCAATACACGGCTTACGACGCTCTGCGCGGCGCAACCAACATGATTTATGACTCCAACTTTGCGACCACCAGCACTGTTTGGGGCACGGGCATTGCTGACTACCAAAACCGCGCAAGCAATTCCGTCGCTTACACATCGCCAGACTTCGCTGGTTTCAGCGGCTCCGTTGTTTACGGCGCTGGTGAAAACAAGACGGCTACAACGGATGCTGAAAGCAACACCAGCTTGATGATCAAATACGCCAACGGCCCTCTGCTGGTTGGTTTTGCACACCAGCGTGAAAAGCAAGTTGCTAGCACAGTTGGCAACTACTTCGGCTCCGGTGCAACTGTTGGCGTGGCTGCTGGTCCTGTCGCGTTTTCCAGCACCCGCAAGTACAACCTGCTCGGCGCTTCCTATGACTTCGGCGTTGCCAAGGTCACTGGCCAGTACAACGAAGCCAAAGGCGAAATTGGTCTGACCACTTCGGCCAAAGACAAGGAATTTGATGTTGGCGTGAGCGTGCCGTTTGGCGCTGCTGCCGTTGCTGCTGGTTACAGCCGTTCGAAGAGCGATGCCAGCAACAACACCCACAACAAGGGCACCGGCGTGAGCTTGCTGGGCACCTATGCACTGTCCAAGCGCACCAACCTGTACACGGGTTTCCTGGTGACCAAGGTTCAGTCTTCAAATGCCGCTACCGAAACCAAGGCTTCGACCTTCGGTCTGGGCGTCAAGCACCTGTTCTGA
- a CDS encoding M20 aminoacylase family protein, whose protein sequence is MRTPALLEKTLSPLSADRVDTVAIDRPYPLRASGRAFAQIAQFHPELTAFRRDLHAHPELGFEEVYTSSRVVHALKLCGVDEVHTGIGKTGVVAIIKGQQSSAASSSARSAARPMVGLRADMDALPMTEHNEFGWKSAKPGLMHGCGHDGHTTMLVGAARYLAETRNFAGDAALVFQPAEEGRGGADAMIRDGLFDRFPVQAIYAMHNWPAMQPGTIGINSGPMMAAADRITIEITGKGGHGAHAYLTVDPILVAAHIITAVQSIVSRNVKAMDSAVVSLCAMQAGDLGAMSVVPGNATLVGTVRTFKPEVQDFVEQRLKQLCTSVAQAFGATATVNYERIYPATINSPAEYTLATRVAEQLVGAENVVRNLEPSMGSEDFSFMLREKPGAYLRLGQGEQLPDGQGGLTGGAGSRFLHNSCYDFNDSVLPLGAALFAGIVERSMPLA, encoded by the coding sequence ATGCGCACTCCGGCCCTTCTTGAAAAAACCTTGTCGCCGCTTTCTGCCGATAGGGTCGATACCGTGGCCATCGACCGGCCTTACCCGTTGCGCGCCAGCGGCCGGGCCTTCGCGCAAATTGCACAGTTCCATCCTGAACTGACCGCCTTCCGGCGCGATTTGCACGCCCATCCAGAGTTGGGTTTTGAAGAGGTTTATACCTCCAGCCGCGTGGTGCATGCGCTCAAGCTTTGCGGTGTTGATGAAGTCCATACCGGCATCGGAAAAACCGGGGTTGTCGCCATCATCAAGGGCCAGCAGTCCAGCGCCGCTTCCAGTTCCGCACGCTCTGCGGCACGGCCCATGGTCGGCCTGCGCGCCGACATGGATGCGCTGCCCATGACCGAGCACAACGAGTTTGGCTGGAAATCAGCCAAACCCGGCCTGATGCACGGCTGCGGCCACGATGGCCACACCACCATGCTGGTGGGCGCGGCACGCTACCTGGCTGAAACCCGGAATTTTGCCGGCGACGCCGCGCTGGTATTTCAGCCAGCCGAAGAAGGGCGGGGCGGCGCCGACGCCATGATCCGGGACGGCTTGTTTGATCGCTTTCCTGTTCAGGCGATTTACGCCATGCACAACTGGCCCGCCATGCAGCCCGGCACCATCGGCATCAATTCCGGACCGATGATGGCGGCGGCTGACCGCATCACCATCGAGATCACCGGCAAGGGCGGCCATGGCGCCCACGCCTACCTCACCGTTGATCCGATTTTGGTGGCCGCGCACATCATCACGGCGGTGCAGAGCATCGTCTCGCGCAATGTGAAGGCGATGGACAGCGCCGTCGTCAGCCTGTGCGCCATGCAGGCAGGCGATCTGGGCGCCATGAGCGTCGTGCCCGGCAATGCAACGCTGGTCGGCACGGTTCGCACCTTCAAACCCGAAGTGCAGGATTTCGTGGAGCAGCGCCTGAAACAGCTGTGCACCTCGGTGGCGCAGGCTTTTGGCGCCACGGCGACGGTGAACTACGAACGCATCTACCCGGCCACCATCAATTCACCGGCCGAGTACACGCTGGCCACCCGGGTTGCCGAGCAGCTGGTGGGCGCTGAAAACGTGGTGCGCAACCTGGAGCCGAGCATGGGTTCCGAAGATTTTTCATTCATGCTCAGGGAAAAGCCCGGTGCCTACCTGCGCCTTGGCCAGGGTGAGCAACTCCCTGATGGCCAGGGCGGCTTGACCGGCGGCGCGGGCAGCCGCTTTTTGCATAACAGCTGTTATGACTTCAATGACAGCGTGCTGCCCCTGGGCGCAGCACTGTTTGCCGGCATTGTGGAACGCTCGATGCCCCTGGCGTGA
- a CDS encoding MurR/RpiR family transcriptional regulator, producing MLDRIKASLSSLAPAEQRVGRLVLSDPRAFASLPITELASRSHVSKPTVVRFCRSVGYDGLSDFKLKLAGSVSEGVPFIHRSVDVDDKTGDVLVKVIDNTVAAFLKYRNDASPLAIEKAVVALLAAYHTGKRIEFFGVGNSGIVAQDAQHKFFRLGIQSIAYSDGHMQVMSASLLGPGDCVVVISNSGRTRDLMDACDIARKNGATTIVVTATASPLAMAGHIHLAADHPEGYDRYSPMVSRLLHLMIIDILATCVALRIGPKLQPLLKEMKNNLRNKRYT from the coding sequence ATGCTCGACAGAATCAAAGCCTCCCTGTCCTCGCTGGCCCCGGCAGAGCAGCGGGTCGGCCGGCTGGTGCTGAGCGACCCGCGCGCCTTTGCCAGCCTGCCGATCACCGAGCTGGCGAGCCGCTCGCATGTCAGCAAGCCGACCGTGGTACGGTTTTGCCGCAGCGTTGGCTACGACGGGCTGTCGGATTTCAAGCTCAAGCTGGCCGGCAGCGTGAGCGAAGGCGTGCCCTTCATTCACCGCAGCGTCGATGTGGACGACAAGACCGGCGACGTGCTGGTCAAGGTGATCGACAACACGGTGGCGGCATTCCTGAAATACCGCAACGACGCCAGCCCGCTGGCGATTGAAAAAGCCGTCGTGGCGCTGCTGGCGGCTTACCACACCGGCAAGCGCATCGAATTTTTTGGCGTCGGCAACTCCGGCATCGTGGCGCAGGATGCGCAGCACAAGTTTTTCAGGCTGGGAATCCAGAGCATTGCCTACAGCGACGGCCACATGCAGGTCATGAGCGCCTCGCTGCTCGGGCCGGGCGACTGCGTGGTGGTGATTTCCAACTCAGGCCGCACCCGCGACCTGATGGATGCCTGCGACATCGCCCGCAAAAATGGCGCCACCACCATCGTGGTCACCGCCACCGCCTCGCCGCTGGCGATGGCCGGCCACATTCACCTGGCGGCCGACCATCCGGAAGGCTATGACCGCTACAGCCCGATGGTGTCGCGCCTGCTGCACCTGATGATCATCGACATTCTCGCCACCTGCGTGGCGCTGCGCATCGGACCCAAGCTGCAGCCGCTGCTCAAGGAAATGAAGAACAACCTGCGCAACAAGCGCTACACCTGA
- the zwf gene encoding glucose-6-phosphate dehydrogenase — protein sequence MSFDLILFGGTGDLAWRKIMPALFQAFRHGSLPADGRIIGVARDDLSHEQYRTLIKSRFDNVELAKRPSEEEFSRFARMLDYLRMDLSDPADYASLADKLQQRPADVVVMYVATAPGLFTTVCEQIAAAGLNGPQTRVVLEKPLGHDLASNRAINQTVRSVLTEQQIFRIDHYLGKPSVQNLFALRFGNSLFEPLWRREYIANIQITISEELGVEKRGAFYENTGALRDMVQNHALQLLCAVGMEPPINSHADAIRDEKLKVLRSLKPWTPETLNQHVIRGQYAAGTIDGEAVPGYRNEPGVNPDSHTETFVALRTEIANWRWAGVPFYIRTGKRLAGRDAHIEVNFRPTPHAIFNSQQDCNAGNRLVIDLQPRDGLELHLLAQGANQRHRRGTPTLEPVQLDLDFDKRFGTERVGAYERLLLDVIDGRLNLFVRSDEQEEAWRWVEPILDRWSHDPTGPRPYAAGTWGPSASSAMIAKDGYCWSEES from the coding sequence ATGAGTTTTGACCTCATCCTTTTTGGCGGCACCGGCGATCTGGCATGGCGCAAAATCATGCCCGCCCTGTTTCAGGCATTCCGCCACGGCTCCCTGCCGGCCGATGGCCGCATCATCGGCGTGGCCCGCGACGATCTGTCGCACGAGCAGTACCGCACGCTCATCAAGTCGCGCTTTGACAACGTCGAACTGGCCAAGCGGCCGAGCGAGGAAGAGTTCTCGCGCTTTGCCCGGATGCTCGACTACCTGCGCATGGACCTGTCCGACCCGGCCGACTATGCGAGTCTGGCGGACAAGCTGCAGCAGCGCCCCGCCGATGTGGTGGTGATGTATGTGGCGACGGCGCCCGGCCTGTTCACCACGGTCTGCGAACAGATTGCGGCCGCTGGCCTGAACGGCCCGCAAACCCGCGTGGTGCTGGAAAAGCCCCTGGGACATGACCTGGCGTCCAACCGCGCCATCAACCAGACGGTTCGCAGCGTCCTGACGGAGCAGCAGATCTTCCGCATCGACCACTACCTGGGCAAGCCTTCGGTGCAAAACCTGTTTGCCCTGCGCTTTGGCAACTCGCTGTTCGAGCCGCTGTGGCGGCGCGAGTACATCGCCAACATCCAGATCACCATTTCCGAGGAACTGGGCGTGGAAAAGCGCGGCGCTTTCTACGAAAACACCGGCGCGCTGCGCGACATGGTGCAAAACCATGCGCTGCAATTGCTGTGCGCAGTGGGCATGGAGCCGCCCATCAATTCGCATGCCGACGCCATTCGCGACGAAAAGCTCAAGGTCTTGCGCTCGCTCAAGCCCTGGACGCCGGAAACCCTGAACCAGCACGTCATTCGCGGCCAATATGCGGCCGGCACCATAGATGGCGAGGCCGTTCCCGGCTACCGCAATGAGCCGGGCGTGAACCCGGACAGCCACACCGAAACCTTCGTCGCCCTGCGCACCGAGATTGCCAACTGGCGCTGGGCCGGCGTGCCGTTCTACATCCGCACCGGCAAGCGGCTGGCCGGCCGCGACGCGCACATCGAGGTGAACTTTCGCCCCACGCCGCACGCGATTTTCAACTCGCAGCAGGACTGCAACGCCGGCAACCGGCTGGTGATCGACTTGCAGCCCCGGGACGGACTGGAGCTGCACCTGCTGGCGCAAGGCGCCAACCAGCGCCATCGCCGCGGCACCCCGACGCTGGAGCCGGTGCAGCTTGACCTTGATTTCGACAAGCGTTTCGGCACCGAGCGCGTCGGCGCCTACGAGCGCCTGCTGCTCGATGTGATTGACGGCCGGCTCAACCTGTTTGTGCGCAGCGACGAGCAGGAGGAAGCCTGGCGCTGGGTGGAGCCGATCCTGGACCGCTGGAGCCACGACCCGACCGGACCGCGTCCCTACGCCGCAGGCACCTGGGGACCGAGCGCTTCCAGCGCCATGATTGCCAAGGACGGCTATTGCTGGAGCGAAGAAAGCTAG
- the tal gene encoding transaldolase, with product MTQLDALKQFTTVVADTGDFRQLAQFKPQDATTNPSLILKAVQKADYAPLMRDTVGRFKGRALDEVMDRLLVRFGCEILSIIPGRVSTEVDARLSFDTSATVTRGERLIELYQAEGIHIDRVLIKVAATWEGIEAARELEQRGIHTNLTLLFSFCQAVACGQARVQLISPFVGRIYDWYKKSAGSGWNEAANADANDPGVKSVREIYNHYKHFGIATEVMGASFRNIGQITALAGCDLLTISPELLAQLAASDAPLARALDADSAAALDLPAKSFDETGFRYALNEDAMATEKLAEGIRAFAADAVKLEQLLLAA from the coding sequence ATGACACAACTCGACGCCCTGAAACAATTCACGACCGTGGTGGCTGATACCGGCGACTTCCGGCAGCTGGCCCAGTTCAAGCCGCAAGATGCGACGACCAATCCTTCGCTGATCCTCAAGGCGGTGCAAAAAGCCGATTACGCGCCGCTGATGCGGGACACGGTCGGCCGCTTCAAGGGCCGGGCGCTCGATGAAGTCATGGACCGGCTGCTGGTGCGCTTTGGCTGCGAAATCCTGTCGATTATTCCGGGCCGCGTATCGACCGAAGTCGATGCCCGCCTGAGCTTTGACACCAGCGCCACGGTGACGCGCGGCGAACGCCTGATCGAGCTTTACCAGGCCGAAGGCATTCACATCGACCGGGTGCTGATCAAGGTGGCGGCCACCTGGGAAGGTATCGAGGCGGCCAGGGAACTGGAGCAGCGCGGCATCCATACCAACCTGACGCTGCTGTTTTCGTTCTGCCAGGCGGTGGCTTGCGGGCAAGCCAGGGTTCAGCTGATTTCCCCGTTCGTGGGCCGGATTTACGACTGGTACAAAAAGTCGGCCGGCAGCGGGTGGAACGAAGCCGCGAATGCGGATGCCAATGACCCCGGCGTGAAATCGGTGCGCGAAATCTACAACCACTACAAGCACTTCGGCATCGCGACCGAAGTCATGGGCGCGAGTTTTCGCAACATCGGCCAGATCACGGCGCTGGCCGGTTGCGACCTGCTGACCATCAGCCCCGAGCTGCTGGCCCAGCTGGCCGCCAGCGATGCGCCCCTGGCGCGCGCACTCGATGCCGACAGCGCGGCAGCGCTTGATTTGCCGGCGAAGAGTTTTGACGAAACCGGCTTTCGTTACGCCCTCAATGAAGACGCCATGGCGACCGAAAAGCTGGCCGAAGGCATTCGCGCTTTTGCCGCTG